A genomic window from Candidatus Neomarinimicrobiota bacterium includes:
- a CDS encoding Re/Si-specific NAD(P)(+) transhydrogenase subunit alpha → MKIGIPREIIAGENRVALIPGNIQDLASEDFQVVVENDAGKASGFSDEDYTEAGASIADSPAQIYGESDLVIKVNTLSQNKDIGKHEAEMLGENTAVIGMLDPLHNTDVIRKLANNKVTAFSMEFLPRITRAQNMDILSSMSTVAGYKAGLMAAESLPKFFPLLMTAAGTIPPANALIIGAGVAGLQAIATCKRLGAKVAAFDTRPAVKEQVESLGARFIEMELPEDAETEGGYAKEITEEFYQKELEAIGKQAKRMDVIITTALIFGKKAPILVTEDMLKSMANGSVVIDLAGINGGNCEAGEPGETVEKYGVTIHTPLNLPSELPQHASQMFSKNISNFLDVLYKEDSREFNFDDQIVSDTCMTDGGDIRNEMVRNAVNEEGE, encoded by the coding sequence GTGAAAATTGGGATTCCCAGGGAGATAATTGCCGGTGAAAATCGGGTGGCACTTATTCCCGGCAATATTCAGGACCTGGCGAGTGAAGATTTCCAGGTTGTAGTAGAAAATGATGCGGGGAAGGCATCCGGTTTTTCCGATGAGGATTACACAGAGGCCGGCGCAAGTATTGCCGACAGCCCAGCACAGATTTATGGTGAGAGCGATTTGGTGATCAAGGTGAACACCTTATCGCAGAATAAAGATATCGGCAAGCACGAAGCGGAAATGCTGGGGGAGAACACAGCAGTCATCGGGATGCTGGATCCGCTGCATAACACCGATGTTATCCGCAAGCTGGCAAACAACAAAGTGACCGCATTTTCCATGGAGTTTTTGCCCCGGATTACGCGGGCACAGAACATGGATATTTTGAGCTCCATGAGTACGGTGGCCGGTTATAAGGCCGGGTTGATGGCAGCAGAATCATTACCGAAGTTCTTTCCGCTGCTGATGACGGCTGCCGGGACTATTCCGCCGGCTAATGCACTGATCATCGGTGCCGGTGTAGCAGGATTACAAGCTATCGCGACATGTAAACGACTCGGAGCCAAGGTGGCGGCCTTTGATACGCGCCCTGCGGTGAAGGAGCAGGTGGAGAGCCTCGGCGCCCGGTTTATCGAGATGGAACTGCCGGAGGACGCCGAAACCGAAGGCGGATACGCCAAGGAAATAACGGAAGAATTTTACCAGAAGGAATTGGAAGCCATCGGAAAGCAGGCCAAGCGGATGGACGTAATCATCACGACAGCGCTCATCTTTGGAAAGAAAGCGCCGATACTGGTCACCGAGGATATGCTGAAATCTATGGCAAATGGATCGGTCGTTATTGACCTCGCCGGGATAAACGGTGGAAATTGTGAAGCCGGAGAGCCTGGGGAAACGGTGGAAAAGTATGGTGTGACAATTCATACACCGCTGAATCTGCCGTCGGAACTGCCGCAGCACGCCAGCCAGATGTTTTCCAAAAACATCAGCAATTTCCTGGATGTGCTCTACAAGGAAGATTCCAGGGAGTTCAACTTTGACGACCAGATCGTGAGCGATACGTGCATGACCGACGGAGGGGACATTCGCAACGAGATGGTTCGCAACGCCGTAAATGAGGAGGGAGAATAA
- a CDS encoding SRPBCC domain-containing protein — translation MDKVIHIKSQLQCKPQRAFEMFTVNRHIVRWLAPKADVKPEVGGRYHIYWDKDDPEKNSSHGCVITAIEHGRFLSFNWNSFPQFEEFMTDADPKTHCVVFFMPVPDSPETTDVHLIHSGWKGSPNWDDARLWYESAWKKSFKNLEWQING, via the coding sequence ATGGACAAGGTCATTCATATCAAATCGCAATTGCAGTGCAAACCGCAGCGGGCGTTCGAGATGTTTACGGTCAACCGCCACATTGTGCGCTGGCTGGCGCCCAAGGCCGACGTGAAACCGGAAGTCGGCGGCCGGTATCACATCTACTGGGACAAAGATGATCCGGAAAAAAACAGCTCCCACGGCTGTGTTATCACTGCCATTGAACACGGCCGATTTCTGTCGTTTAACTGGAACAGCTTTCCACAATTTGAGGAGTTTATGACGGATGCCGATCCCAAAACCCATTGCGTCGTCTTTTTTATGCCGGTTCCTGACTCACCGGAGACAACCGACGTCCATCTCATCCACTCCGGTTGGAAGGGTTCGCCGAATTGGGACGACGCCCGGCTATGGTACGAGAGCGCCTGGAAAAAGTCGTTTAAAAACCTGGAGTGGCAAATTAACGGATAG
- a CDS encoding helix-hairpin-helix domain-containing protein, whose amino-acid sequence MGTIPSKDEVLKRLRNIPGVGEAISEDLWNLGVRDVTDLRGADPETLYNNLCDFHQREIDRCMLYVLRCAVYFASTEEHDPDLLRWWVWKDRSLKQLLNR is encoded by the coding sequence ATGGGCACCATTCCTTCCAAGGATGAAGTCCTGAAGCGCCTTCGAAACATTCCGGGAGTCGGTGAAGCCATCTCGGAAGATCTCTGGAATCTCGGGGTTCGCGACGTTACGGATCTCCGCGGTGCGGATCCGGAAACCCTGTATAACAATCTCTGCGATTTTCACCAACGGGAGATCGACCGGTGCATGCTGTATGTACTGCGATGTGCCGTCTACTTTGCGAGCACCGAAGAACATGATCCGGACTTATTGCGTTGGTGGGTGTGGAAAGATAGATCCCTGAAGCAACTATTGAACCGGTGA
- the thrA gene encoding bifunctional aspartate kinase/homoserine dehydrogenase I — translation MKVIKFGGSSISTTERVENVIRLIDEANKDDSIAVVFSAFGGVTDQLIRLSEMCSVGDEAYTEELQELEERIFRFAKTLIRAKNQSSVFAHLKSTLNELEDVLHGLTLIQELTARTLDFIMSFGERMSTFIICEAMKDRGMDAEFADAREMIKTDETFGAARVNFELTNRKIREYFESRTALQVITGFIGGTPKDETATLGRSGSDYTASIFGAALDADEVEIWTDVNGIMTADPRKVPDAFPLDHVTYEEAMEMSHFGAKVVHPSSMQPAFEKNIPIRIRNTFRPDFDGTVISADAKETQHRISGVSSIEDIALLRVQGSGMMGVTGISARLFSALARADINIILITQASSEHTICFAVTPSDAHRAKDVIEDEFSLEMQVNQIDRVVVEKDLSIIAAVGENMRHTPGIAGSLFRILGKHDVNVVAIAQGSSELNISAVISKEDETTALNAIHSTFFESLRRKINVILVGTGLIGGTLLRQIRDHRHPLGDAWKFDIRVTGLANSRKMLFDPNGIPLENWQDTLEQSSQASDIDILFENSRKYNLTNCIYVDCTASEQVAQTYPKFIEHRIPVVAANKKAASGTLEYYHRLKQLSHTLDTPFLYETNAGASLPIIQTIEQLRDTGDSILKIEAILSGTLSYIFNIFDGETPFSEIVRHAKEKGYTEPDPRDDLDGMDVARKLLILARESGYELEMDELVIEDFLPNESFEVDGIDEFFEALEDADSAMTERVKTAQQSGKVLRYIASLDGNSAKIGLQEVAQDHPFYTIGGGDNIVAFTTERYNETPLVVKGPGAGAEVTAAGVFADIVRVAKLQKQ, via the coding sequence ATGAAAGTCATAAAATTCGGCGGGTCATCCATTAGTACCACCGAGCGGGTGGAAAACGTGATTCGCCTCATTGATGAGGCAAACAAGGATGATTCGATTGCCGTTGTCTTTTCGGCGTTCGGCGGGGTCACGGATCAGCTGATTCGCCTGAGTGAAATGTGCTCGGTGGGCGACGAGGCCTATACCGAGGAGCTGCAGGAACTTGAAGAACGGATTTTCCGGTTCGCCAAGACCCTGATCCGTGCAAAAAACCAGAGCAGTGTCTTCGCCCATTTGAAATCCACCCTGAACGAATTGGAGGACGTCCTCCACGGCCTCACGCTCATCCAGGAACTGACGGCGCGGACACTGGATTTTATCATGAGTTTCGGTGAGCGGATGTCCACATTTATCATCTGCGAGGCCATGAAAGATCGCGGCATGGATGCTGAATTTGCCGACGCCCGCGAGATGATCAAAACCGACGAGACCTTCGGTGCGGCCAGGGTAAACTTCGAGCTCACGAACCGAAAGATCCGCGAATACTTCGAATCCCGGACTGCGCTCCAGGTGATTACCGGGTTCATCGGCGGGACCCCCAAAGATGAAACTGCGACACTTGGCCGAAGTGGCTCAGATTACACCGCATCGATTTTCGGTGCGGCGCTGGATGCCGACGAGGTGGAAATCTGGACGGACGTGAACGGTATTATGACCGCCGATCCCCGAAAAGTGCCGGACGCATTTCCGTTGGATCACGTGACCTACGAAGAGGCCATGGAGATGTCCCACTTTGGCGCAAAGGTCGTGCATCCGTCCTCCATGCAGCCGGCGTTCGAAAAGAATATCCCCATACGAATTCGCAATACCTTCAGGCCTGATTTTGACGGCACAGTTATTAGCGCTGATGCAAAAGAGACGCAGCACCGGATAAGTGGTGTTTCCTCGATAGAGGACATTGCGCTTCTTCGGGTTCAGGGCTCGGGAATGATGGGTGTCACCGGTATCTCCGCCCGATTGTTCAGCGCGCTGGCCCGGGCGGACATCAATATAATTCTCATCACCCAGGCCTCGTCGGAACATACCATCTGTTTTGCGGTGACACCGTCCGACGCACATCGCGCCAAAGATGTCATCGAGGATGAGTTTTCTCTGGAAATGCAGGTGAACCAAATCGACAGGGTCGTGGTTGAAAAAGATCTCAGCATAATCGCCGCTGTGGGGGAGAATATGCGCCATACGCCGGGCATCGCCGGGAGTCTGTTTCGCATTCTCGGCAAACATGATGTGAACGTGGTGGCCATTGCCCAGGGATCGTCTGAGCTGAATATTTCTGCCGTGATTTCCAAAGAAGACGAGACGACGGCGCTCAACGCGATTCACTCCACCTTTTTCGAATCGCTCCGCCGGAAAATCAACGTGATACTGGTGGGGACCGGACTCATTGGCGGCACCCTGCTTCGGCAGATCCGGGATCACCGGCATCCGCTGGGCGACGCCTGGAAATTCGATATCCGGGTGACCGGGCTGGCCAACAGCCGGAAGATGCTGTTCGATCCCAACGGCATTCCGCTGGAGAACTGGCAGGACACGCTGGAGCAATCCAGTCAGGCGTCAGATATTGATATCCTGTTTGAGAATTCACGGAAATACAACCTCACAAACTGCATTTATGTGGACTGTACTGCGAGCGAGCAGGTCGCGCAGACGTATCCCAAGTTTATCGAACACCGGATTCCGGTGGTGGCAGCCAATAAGAAAGCTGCCTCAGGGACCTTGGAATACTACCACCGGCTGAAGCAATTGTCCCACACGCTGGATACGCCGTTCCTCTACGAAACCAACGCCGGAGCCAGTCTGCCGATTATCCAGACCATCGAACAGCTGCGGGATACCGGCGATTCGATCCTGAAGATCGAGGCAATACTCTCCGGGACGCTGAGTTATATTTTTAATATATTCGACGGCGAAACGCCGTTTAGCGAAATTGTCCGCCATGCCAAAGAGAAGGGATACACCGAGCCGGATCCCAGGGATGACCTCGATGGAATGGACGTCGCCAGGAAACTGCTGATCCTGGCCAGGGAATCCGGATACGAACTAGAGATGGATGAATTGGTCATTGAAGATTTTCTGCCGAATGAAAGTTTTGAAGTCGATGGGATCGACGAGTTTTTCGAGGCCCTGGAAGATGCGGACTCCGCAATGACCGAGCGCGTTAAAACGGCACAACAGTCCGGGAAAGTACTCCGGTACATCGCATCTCTGGACGGAAACTCTGCCAAAATCGGCCTGCAGGAAGTGGCTCAGGATCATCCCTTCTACACAATCGGCGGCGGCGATAATATCGTGGCGTTTACCACGGAGCGATATAATGAAACACCATTGGTAGTAAAAGGTCCCGGCGCAGGCGCAGAAGTCACTGCCGCCGGCGTGTTTGCCGATATCGTACGGGTGGCAAAATTACAGAAACAATAA
- the asd gene encoding aspartate-semialdehyde dehydrogenase translates to MNEKKIPVGILGATGMVGQRFVTLLADHPWFEIVNVAASARSAGQTYAEAVDDRWTHNDPIPANVAGLEVYDAVADREKIAAQVAFVFSAMSLDKAQVRKLETDYAASETPVISNNSAHRWTEDVPIFIPEVNHSHTDLIDIQRKNHGWRRGFITAKPNCSIQSYVPILAALKEYEPEQVIVSTYQAISGAGKTFETYPEITDNVIPYISGEEEKSEQEPLKVMGNLNNGRLEMAEKPAISATCIRVPVVDGHLAAVQIKFGKPAEQEELIEAIRSYDNPIAALDLPSAPDPFLTYFNEDDRPQTKLDRDIGNGMGIAVGRLREDPILDYKFVALSHNTIRGAAGGAVLTAEMLVKKGYLD, encoded by the coding sequence ATGAATGAAAAAAAAATACCGGTTGGAATACTCGGCGCCACAGGAATGGTTGGCCAGCGATTTGTGACACTGCTGGCGGATCATCCGTGGTTTGAAATTGTCAATGTTGCAGCCTCCGCCCGTTCGGCGGGGCAAACCTATGCAGAAGCGGTTGACGATCGGTGGACTCACAATGATCCAATCCCGGCGAATGTTGCCGGACTGGAAGTGTACGATGCGGTTGCTGACAGGGAAAAGATCGCGGCTCAGGTGGCTTTTGTCTTCTCTGCCATGAGCCTGGACAAAGCGCAGGTACGCAAACTGGAAACCGACTATGCCGCTTCGGAGACTCCGGTTATCTCCAACAATTCCGCGCATCGTTGGACGGAAGACGTGCCGATTTTTATTCCGGAGGTGAACCACAGCCACACCGATCTCATCGATATCCAGCGCAAGAATCACGGCTGGCGCAGGGGGTTTATCACCGCCAAGCCAAATTGCTCTATCCAGTCATATGTGCCGATACTCGCGGCACTGAAGGAATACGAGCCCGAACAGGTGATCGTTTCGACGTATCAGGCCATATCCGGTGCGGGAAAGACTTTCGAGACGTATCCGGAGATTACGGACAATGTGATTCCGTACATTAGCGGCGAGGAAGAAAAATCGGAGCAGGAACCTTTAAAGGTTATGGGCAACCTGAACAACGGACGCCTGGAGATGGCTGAGAAGCCGGCTATTTCTGCAACCTGCATACGGGTGCCGGTGGTGGACGGTCATCTTGCAGCTGTCCAGATAAAGTTCGGGAAACCGGCGGAGCAGGAGGAACTGATCGAGGCGATACGATCTTACGATAATCCCATCGCTGCGCTGGACCTCCCCTCTGCCCCGGATCCTTTCCTGACATATTTTAACGAGGATGATCGCCCCCAGACCAAGCTGGATCGGGACATCGGGAACGGCATGGGCATCGCCGTGGGGCGACTCCGGGAAGATCCGATCCTGGATTACAAATTCGTGGCCCTCTCCCACAATACCATTCGCGGGGCCGCCGGGGGCGCAGTACTGACCGCTGAAATGTTGGTTAAAAAAGGGTATTTAGATTAA
- a CDS encoding homoserine kinase, which produces MESIRVFAPATVANVAAGFDILGFAVNEPGDEVTIRATGKNQVIMNKIEGDGGKLPTDPMKNTASIAVIKLLEDLESQQGFEIDLVKRMPLGSGMGSSAASSVAAVYATNQLLGAPLTAEELLPFAMEGERIACGAGHADNAAPSLLGGFVLIRSYEPLDVVRIPTPDTLYCSILHPQIEVLTDDARKILKRHILLKDAIVQWGNVAGLMTGLILEDFALVGRSMRDVIIEPVRSLLIPGFDEIKQAAIDAGALGCSISGSGPSLFALSTSEETASNAGKAMQEACGKNDIESEIYVSPINQEGPRILD; this is translated from the coding sequence ATGGAATCCATACGCGTATTCGCTCCAGCAACTGTCGCCAATGTGGCGGCAGGATTCGATATTCTGGGATTCGCCGTGAACGAACCCGGCGATGAGGTCACGATCCGTGCTACCGGAAAAAACCAGGTCATCATGAATAAAATCGAAGGTGATGGCGGCAAACTCCCGACCGACCCGATGAAGAACACCGCCAGCATCGCCGTGATCAAACTGCTGGAGGACCTCGAGAGCCAACAGGGATTCGAGATTGATCTGGTCAAGCGCATGCCGCTCGGAAGTGGTATGGGTTCGAGCGCAGCGAGCTCCGTGGCAGCCGTCTACGCCACAAATCAGTTACTGGGCGCTCCCCTGACAGCGGAAGAGTTGCTTCCGTTTGCCATGGAGGGCGAACGCATCGCCTGCGGTGCAGGACATGCGGACAATGCCGCACCATCTCTGCTTGGAGGATTTGTTCTGATCCGGAGTTACGAACCGCTGGACGTGGTTCGGATTCCAACGCCGGACACGCTGTATTGCTCTATCCTGCATCCCCAGATTGAAGTGCTTACCGATGACGCCCGTAAAATTCTGAAGCGGCATATACTGCTCAAAGATGCCATCGTCCAGTGGGGTAACGTAGCCGGGCTGATGACCGGCCTCATCCTGGAAGACTTTGCCCTGGTGGGCCGATCAATGCGGGACGTGATTATCGAGCCGGTGCGCTCCCTGCTGATTCCCGGATTTGACGAAATCAAACAGGCCGCCATCGATGCCGGCGCCCTTGGATGCAGCATCTCCGGATCAGGGCCGTCGCTCTTCGCGCTGAGTACGTCGGAAGAGACAGCCTCAAATGCCGGAAAAGCGATGCAGGAGGCCTGCGGGAAAAACGACATCGAGAGCGAGATTTACGTCTCCCCCATTAATCAGGAAGGCCCGAGAATCCTCGACTGA
- the thrC gene encoding threonine synthase has product MQLYSTENRHTAVSLRTAVLEGMPSDGGLYMPAAVPELSPDFFQQLGSLSFQDISYRIASEYFQDEIPDQALHSLVNDAVNFDAPVVHIHDNIHTLELFHGPTLAFKDFGARFMARVMSWFIRNEDTEVTILVATSGDTGSAVAHGFLGVPGIRVVILYPGGKVSKIQEQQFTTLGQNITALEIDGNFDDCQRLVKAAFVDPALNESLELTSANSINIARLIPQSFYYVHGYAQICEPGDQPVISVPSGNYGNLTAGLLAKRMGLPVHRFIAASNVNDVVPAYLDTGSFDPRASVETISNAMDVGNPSNFARMLDLYDHDPEKMRDDIVGMRFIDDETRQAIQGVYNSTGYLMDPHGAVGYLALKNYTESLRISSPAMFLETAHPAKFLETVEPLIEMDIPVPARLQEALEKEKKSIPLSASLDDLREFLMSDLN; this is encoded by the coding sequence ATGCAACTCTACAGCACTGAAAATCGACACACCGCCGTTTCCCTCCGCACAGCCGTTTTGGAAGGCATGCCCAGCGATGGCGGTCTCTACATGCCTGCTGCGGTACCGGAACTCTCCCCGGACTTTTTTCAGCAACTGGGTTCACTCAGTTTTCAGGATATTTCCTACCGGATTGCTTCCGAATATTTCCAGGATGAAATCCCGGACCAGGCTCTCCATTCTCTGGTGAATGATGCCGTGAATTTCGATGCGCCAGTCGTCCATATTCACGATAATATTCATACACTTGAACTGTTTCATGGCCCGACCCTGGCATTCAAAGATTTCGGCGCCCGGTTCATGGCCCGGGTCATGTCGTGGTTTATTCGCAACGAAGACACCGAAGTAACTATCCTGGTAGCGACCAGCGGCGATACCGGGAGTGCCGTTGCACATGGATTTCTCGGCGTGCCGGGGATCCGTGTGGTGATTCTCTATCCCGGCGGCAAAGTCAGTAAAATCCAGGAGCAGCAGTTTACGACGCTCGGACAGAATATCACCGCCCTGGAGATCGACGGAAATTTCGATGACTGCCAGCGACTGGTCAAAGCGGCATTCGTGGATCCGGCGCTGAACGAATCTCTGGAATTAACTTCGGCTAATTCCATCAATATCGCCCGGCTGATCCCACAATCCTTTTATTATGTCCATGGATATGCGCAAATCTGTGAGCCGGGAGACCAGCCGGTGATTTCTGTGCCCAGCGGAAACTACGGTAATCTGACTGCCGGGCTATTGGCAAAGCGCATGGGATTGCCGGTGCATCGATTTATCGCAGCGTCGAATGTGAACGACGTGGTGCCGGCATACCTGGATACCGGGAGCTTCGATCCCAGAGCATCGGTCGAAACTATCTCCAATGCTATGGACGTAGGGAATCCCAGTAATTTTGCCAGGATGCTGGACCTTTACGATCACGATCCGGAAAAGATGCGCGATGATATCGTTGGAATGCGTTTCATTGATGATGAAACCAGGCAAGCCATTCAGGGAGTGTACAACTCCACCGGCTATCTGATGGATCCACACGGTGCGGTGGGATATCTGGCGCTAAAAAATTATACGGAATCGCTACGTATATCGAGTCCGGCGATGTTCCTGGAAACTGCTCATCCGGCAAAATTCCTGGAGACTGTCGAACCGCTTATCGAGATGGACATCCCTGTCCCGGCTCGTCTGCAGGAAGCACTGGAGAAGGAGAAAAAATCCATCCCACTTTCCGCTTCACTGGACGATTTGCGAGAATTTTTGATGTCTGACTTGAATTAG
- a CDS encoding PAS domain S-box protein, translating into MNDSDKNLTTHTILEAISDPVILVDEQDRISYANSCMGNVTGYTQTELRGKPVTILLPGSEPDRRDVKKVLQKISKGDLRSTEIVTTIQRKSGDQRTHRWNVSVLEHYESSGKNLVIIGRDITERKEADRQLLLQSTALKAAANGIVITDTEGTVQWINPAFTELTGYTKADITGKTTSILKSGKHDDAFYENLWETITRGKVWEGEMINRRKDGSLYTEEQTITPVIDGSGNIINYIAIKHDVSARKQAEAEREKLITQLEDSLAKIKTLRGLIPICSNCKKIRDDEGYWHQVEEYVRDHSDAEFSHGICTDCAQSIYPDIFPEE; encoded by the coding sequence ATGAATGATTCCGATAAGAATTTAACAACTCATACTATCCTGGAAGCCATTTCCGATCCGGTAATATTGGTTGACGAACAGGACCGGATAAGCTACGCCAACTCCTGCATGGGAAATGTGACTGGATACACGCAAACTGAATTACGGGGTAAGCCGGTAACTATTCTCCTGCCAGGCTCCGAGCCGGACAGAAGAGACGTCAAGAAAGTGCTCCAAAAGATTTCGAAGGGGGACCTCCGGTCGACAGAAATTGTCACAACGATTCAGCGGAAGTCCGGGGACCAACGCACGCACCGGTGGAATGTAAGCGTGCTGGAGCATTACGAGAGTTCAGGAAAGAATTTGGTTATCATTGGACGGGATATTACGGAACGGAAGGAGGCGGACCGGCAGCTGCTTCTGCAGTCAACAGCCTTGAAAGCCGCGGCCAACGGGATAGTAATAACTGATACAGAGGGTACAGTCCAGTGGATTAATCCCGCATTTACGGAACTTACGGGCTACACCAAGGCGGATATCACTGGTAAAACAACCAGCATCCTGAAATCGGGCAAACACGACGATGCGTTTTATGAGAATCTCTGGGAAACGATTACCCGTGGAAAAGTATGGGAAGGGGAGATGATTAACCGCCGCAAAGATGGTTCGCTTTATACCGAAGAGCAAACCATCACGCCCGTAATCGATGGGAGTGGAAATATTATCAATTACATTGCTATTAAGCATGATGTCTCCGCCAGGAAGCAGGCAGAGGCAGAGCGAGAAAAGCTAATTACGCAGTTGGAAGATTCGCTGGCAAAGATTAAGACATTGCGCGGATTGATCCCTATTTGCTCAAACTGCAAGAAAATCCGGGATGACGAAGGGTACTGGCACCAGGTGGAAGAATACGTCAGGGACCATTCCGATGCCGAATTTTCCCACGGCATCTGTACCGATTGCGCCCAGTCGATTTATCCGGACATATTCCCGGAGGAATAA
- a CDS encoding glycosyltransferase — translation MKIVMFTNTYTPHVGGVAGSVHQITEDLQSRGHQVIVVAPEFPDMPEDEQNVIRIPAIQNFNGSDFSVSLPAPIQLRERLDDFGPDIIHSHHPYLLGDTALRISASRNLPLVFTHHTMYEKYTHYVPADSPLLKRFVIELSIGFVNLCDHVIAPSDSVADIIRERGAETDITVIPTGVDYDRFSSGNGEPVREKYGIPQDAFLLGHVGRLAPEKNLEFLAEATAKFLEDNPNAHFLIVGEGPSEEQMEYIFQNAGVGKRAIFTGVQKDQNLVDCYTAMDVLVFSSKSETQGMVLAEAMAAGSPVVALEAPGASDIIRNGKNGILLDSEDVSAFADAIAQVQNLSPETFNSWLTHVNETAREFSADRSAEKIIEVYTTLHENGPYAHTVNDTSWHQFLRAVQREWDIWEKRINAGVQSISHQEKSGN, via the coding sequence ATGAAAATTGTTATGTTCACCAATACCTATACGCCACACGTCGGCGGTGTGGCCGGTTCGGTGCACCAAATTACGGAAGATCTGCAATCCCGTGGTCATCAGGTTATCGTCGTGGCTCCGGAATTCCCGGATATGCCGGAAGATGAACAGAACGTCATCCGCATTCCGGCGATTCAAAATTTCAACGGCAGCGATTTTTCCGTTAGCCTCCCTGCTCCCATCCAACTCCGTGAGCGCCTGGACGATTTTGGCCCGGATATCATTCATTCGCACCATCCATATCTCCTGGGGGACACCGCGCTTCGAATTTCGGCGTCCCGGAACCTGCCGCTGGTATTTACTCATCATACCATGTACGAAAAATACACCCATTACGTCCCGGCGGACTCCCCTCTACTCAAGCGCTTCGTCATTGAACTGTCTATCGGATTCGTGAACCTCTGCGATCATGTCATTGCCCCGAGCGACAGTGTTGCGGATATCATCCGGGAGCGTGGTGCCGAGACCGACATCACCGTAATCCCCACCGGCGTGGATTATGATCGGTTTTCGTCGGGTAATGGCGAACCTGTACGAGAGAAATATGGGATACCTCAAGATGCCTTTCTCCTGGGACATGTGGGACGGCTGGCCCCGGAGAAAAATCTGGAATTCCTGGCGGAAGCAACGGCCAAATTCCTCGAGGACAATCCGAACGCCCATTTTCTAATCGTTGGCGAGGGCCCTTCCGAGGAGCAAATGGAGTATATATTCCAGAATGCGGGAGTGGGTAAGCGCGCTATTTTTACCGGAGTACAGAAAGACCAGAATCTGGTAGACTGCTACACTGCAATGGACGTGCTTGTCTTTTCTTCCAAGAGTGAAACCCAGGGTATGGTTTTAGCCGAAGCAATGGCAGCAGGCTCGCCTGTAGTGGCCCTTGAAGCTCCCGGAGCCAGTGACATAATCCGTAATGGAAAAAATGGCATTTTGTTAGACTCGGAAGACGTGTCAGCTTTTGCAGATGCCATAGCACAAGTGCAAAATCTCTCTCCGGAGACATTCAATTCATGGCTTACCCACGTTAACGAAACCGCTCGGGAATTTTCGGCGGATCGATCTGCAGAAAAAATTATCGAAGTTTACACCACGCTGCATGAAAATGGCCCATATGCACATACGGTAAACGATACCAGCTGGCATCAATTCCTCCGGGCAGTGCAGCGCGAGTGGGATATCTGGGAAAAGCGCATTAATGCAGGCGTTCAGTCGATTTCGCACCAGGAAAAATCCGGGAACTAA